CCCAAAATAATCTGGGCCTCAACATCATCGAGCAGTTCGCGGGTGTGTACACCTTTCACAGTACCTGCAGTACCCACCGGCATAAAAATCGGTGTCAGAATTTCTCCATGGTCAGTAGTGATTTTGCCTGCACGGGCTTTGGTTTTATCGTCCTTTTTGTTGATTTCAAATTTCATATTGCAAAGTTCCGAATTTTAAACCGAAATTCTCAATAGATTTTTTTAGAGATACATTACCAATATGTTTTCCTTCATAAAGAAATGATTCCTTTTTCATAAAAAAGAAATTACGTGACTGTAAATTTTGAAACTTTGTATTTTTCAAAGCCTAATTCGATTTGATTTTCCGAAAAACAGTTAGTTTTTATTTAATCTCAAAAAGCATTCTTATTTTTGTACCGAAAAAATACTTAATTCCCTTAAAATTTGGAAATTATACTACCTGTAATACTTCTATTGGCGATAGTTATTCAGCTGATATATATACTTTTTATTTTTACGAAAGTCGTTGGTCATCAGGATTTTGAAGCCGATGAAAAACTTCCACCGGTGAGTATTATTATTGCTGCTTCAAATGAACTCGAAAACCTGAGAGAACTTCTTCCAATTCTTGATAAACAAGACTACCCCGATTTTGAGATTCTAATTGCAGACGACAGATCATCTGACGGCACGTATGATTATCTTTTACTCAATGAAGATAAACTTAAGCATCTCAGCTTTTTGAGGGTTTTGGATTTGCCATTTCATTTTACTGCAAAAAAATATGCCGTAACCATGGCGGTTAAAAAAGCCAAACATGAAATTTTGCTTTTTACCGATGCCGATTGTCGGCCAATGGGAGACCAGTGGATCAAAACCATGGTATCGCAAATGACTGAAGGTAAGGAAATTGTATTGGGGTTTTCAAAATATCAGTTTTTCCCTGGTAAACTAAATTCTCTGATTAGATACGAAACTTTTCAAACCGCTCTGCAATATCTTTCATTTGCATTGGCAGGCGTACCATTTATGGGTGTTGGCCGAAATCTACTCTACAAGAAGTCTTTATTTTGGAAAAATAATGGTTTTACGAGTCATTTTGGTTTGTTAAGTGGTGATGATGATCTTTTTATTAACGAAACCGCCACTGGAAAAAATGTGGCTGTTAGTATTTCGGAAGATGGTTATACCGAATCTGAACCCAAGAAAACCTGGTCGGAATGGTTTGTACAGAAAAGAAGGCACCTCTCTGTTGGAAAAAAATACAAGTTTCGTGATAAGTTAAATATTGGATTGTTATGGCTTTCAGGGTTGACAGTATGGTTTTCGTGGATACCTGTGTTTTTCATAAATCCAGACTGGTACTATGCTCCGGATTGGTCCAGGATTTCGGCAGATTGGCTTAAAGAATTTGGTCTGGCTCACTGGTATCCTTTTAACGACTGGATGCGTCTGGTAATAGGTGTGTGGGCCTTTTGGTTGATCATCAAATGGATTGTACTGGCAAAAGCCAATAATCGTATGGGAAATACCATAAAAAGCTGGAAAATACCTTATTATGATTTTCTTTATGCCATCTACCTCCTGATTTTCGGTATAGTTACGATTTTTTCTAATCCAAAAAAAATACGCTGGAAATAAGACTGCTATCTGGGAACCGTAAAATACATTACGGTGGCGATGGCACTGAAAACTAAATTGGGCAGCCAAACAGCCAGCAATGGTGGCATATTGCCTGACTCGGCGATTCCCTTGCTCATAATGTAAAACAGGATATATACAAAAGCAAGTACAAAACCAATCGCAATCTGTAGTCCTACTCCTCCGCGACTTTTTCTGGCGGATACAATAAGCCCCATCATTGACAAAATAATTACGGCAAACGGCGTGGCAAATCGCTGAAAGTACTCTATTTCAAATATTTCCACCCCTTCAGCTCCACGGGAATTCACTAGTGCAATTTGTTTTCGGAGTTGAGGAATTGTCATGGTCTCATGCAGATTGTTGGTATTTTCAAAATCCGCCGGATACATATTTATTGTGGTGTCAAGTGGCGTACTTCCCTGACTGAAAGTAAGGTGGTCTTTCATGATTCCGATTTTTCGGATTCGGTAATCGTAAAGCTGCCATTTGTTTATGGAATCAACATAAATTGCCCTTCTTGCAGAAAGTTTTTCAACCAGTGCCCGGTTTTCAATTTTCTCCAAAGTAAAATCATAAGCAGTTTTGCTGGTGTTATCATAGGAAGACAAATAAGCATAAACGTTTTTTTCGACTGCCATATGGATATCACGATCAGAAAAATAATATTTGTCTTCGATATATT
The sequence above is a segment of the Cytophagaceae bacterium genome. Coding sequences within it:
- a CDS encoding LptF/LptG family permease — translated: MKTIDKYLIKKFLTTYVFAVFIIVLVIIVIDFVEKNDDFIEHQAPTRAILLQYYLNLAPYWANYISPLMIFISTVFFTAKLASHTEIIAILSTGTSFRRLMLPYFTGASIVAIFSFIMVGWVLPKANKTRIAFENKYIEDKYYFSDRDIHMAVEKNVYAYLSSYDNTSKTAYDFTLEKIENRALVEKLSARRAIYVDSINKWQLYDYRIRKIGIMKDHLTFSQGSTPLDTTINMYPADFENTNNLHETMTIPQLRKQIALVNSRGAEGVEIFEIEYFQRFATPFAVIILSMMGLIVSARKSRGGVGLQIAIGFVLAFVYILFYIMSKGIAESGNMPPLLAVWLPNLVFSAIATVMYFTVPR
- a CDS encoding glycosyltransferase; this translates as MEIILPVILLLAIVIQLIYILFIFTKVVGHQDFEADEKLPPVSIIIAASNELENLRELLPILDKQDYPDFEILIADDRSSDGTYDYLLLNEDKLKHLSFLRVLDLPFHFTAKKYAVTMAVKKAKHEILLFTDADCRPMGDQWIKTMVSQMTEGKEIVLGFSKYQFFPGKLNSLIRYETFQTALQYLSFALAGVPFMGVGRNLLYKKSLFWKNNGFTSHFGLLSGDDDLFINETATGKNVAVSISEDGYTESEPKKTWSEWFVQKRRHLSVGKKYKFRDKLNIGLLWLSGLTVWFSWIPVFFINPDWYYAPDWSRISADWLKEFGLAHWYPFNDWMRLVIGVWAFWLIIKWIVLAKANNRMGNTIKSWKIPYYDFLYAIYLLIFGIVTIFSNPKKIRWK